The Bacillus sp. Y1 genome has a window encoding:
- a CDS encoding ArsR/SmtB family transcription factor, with protein sequence MTQQAIEIFRSCIPLFTTLSDPARQDIILLLAENESLSVNEIADASTLSRPAISHHLKILRDNQLVKIEQKGTMRYYSLSLENSVLQLKELINIVEKDCIL encoded by the coding sequence ATGACACAACAAGCAATAGAAATTTTTCGTTCTTGTATTCCATTGTTTACAACATTAAGTGATCCAGCTAGACAAGATATTATCCTGCTATTGGCCGAAAATGAAAGTCTAAGTGTAAATGAAATTGCAGATGCATCCACGCTTTCTCGACCAGCGATTTCTCACCATCTGAAAATATTAAGAGATAACCAACTGGTGAAGATTGAACAAAAAGGAACCATGCGCTACTACTCATTATCATTAGAAAACAGTGTGCTTCAATTAAAAGAATTAATAAACATTGTAGAAAAGGACTGTATCCTATAA
- a CDS encoding glycerophosphodiester phosphodiesterase, whose translation MSKKLLIGTGVAFSLLFSPLSQAFAEEPTVGERKQVDNVAHRGATAYAPENTIAAFDLAVDMKADYIEIDVQRSKDGELVLIHDTTVDRTTDGTGKVGELTFEQLRSLDAGSWKGEQYEGEPIPTFEEILDRYRGKVGILIELKAPELYPGIEKQVAEALKERNLDKPQNEKIIIQSFNFESMKMTNELLPLVPIGVLTSNRAHTTPEALQEFSTYADWFNPSYGIVTEELVNQVHSLGMKIGSWTVRSQEAADFLFEMKVDAIITDYPDYVDPRN comes from the coding sequence ATGAGTAAAAAATTATTAATAGGTACAGGCGTGGCCTTTTCGTTGTTATTCAGCCCGCTGAGTCAGGCGTTTGCAGAAGAGCCAACAGTTGGGGAAAGAAAACAAGTGGATAATGTAGCGCACCGTGGTGCAACAGCTTATGCGCCTGAAAATACGATTGCTGCTTTTGATCTAGCAGTTGATATGAAAGCCGATTATATTGAAATCGATGTTCAAAGAAGTAAAGATGGTGAATTGGTCTTAATTCACGATACAACTGTAGATCGTACAACAGATGGAACAGGAAAAGTAGGGGAATTAACATTCGAACAGCTTAGAAGTCTTGATGCAGGCAGTTGGAAGGGGGAACAATATGAAGGAGAACCGATCCCAACATTTGAAGAGATTCTTGATCGTTACCGGGGCAAGGTTGGAATCTTAATAGAATTAAAGGCTCCAGAACTTTACCCAGGGATTGAAAAACAAGTGGCAGAAGCATTAAAAGAACGAAATCTCGATAAACCACAAAATGAAAAAATCATTATTCAATCTTTTAACTTTGAATCAATGAAGATGACGAACGAGCTTCTTCCGCTAGTTCCGATTGGCGTATTAACTTCTAACCGTGCCCATACAACACCGGAAGCTTTGCAAGAATTTTCAACCTATGCGGATTGGTTTAACCCAAGCTATGGAATTGTGACAGAAGAATTAGTGAATCAAGTTCACTCTCTTGGTATGAAAATTGGATCATGGACCGTACGTAGTCAAGAAGCAGCAGACTTTCTATTCGAGATGAAGGTTGATGCTATCATTACTGATTATCCGGATTATGTAGATCCTAGAAACTAA
- a CDS encoding DUF4363 family protein — protein sequence MLKKWTMSFFLLILLSGCSSITGKNDFYEKINSIEQALNDPDWKQLKSLGNELDQLYQGSQWKIQLMGDEDEYESLQESINHLIVAIEEQDLTETKLEVATIKTFIEDIFTL from the coding sequence ATGTTAAAAAAATGGACTATGTCTTTCTTTCTTTTAATTCTCTTATCTGGATGCTCAAGTATTACTGGGAAAAATGATTTTTACGAGAAGATTAATTCGATTGAACAAGCTTTAAATGATCCCGATTGGAAGCAACTAAAATCACTTGGTAACGAATTAGATCAGTTGTATCAAGGAAGTCAATGGAAAATACAATTAATGGGGGATGAAGACGAGTATGAAAGCCTACAAGAAAGTATTAATCATTTAATAGTGGCGATTGAAGAACAAGATCTAACAGAGACAAAACTTGAAGTGGCTACTATAAAAACATTTATTGAAGATATTTTTACACTATAG
- a CDS encoding spore coat protein, translating to MFQDKEMVNDYLAGLNASLTGYANIISQTNNSELRQTLIQLRNQDESRQRTLYSYALQKGHYKPAAPASEEVVQQLKTQLMSEQQN from the coding sequence ATGTTTCAAGATAAAGAAATGGTCAATGATTATCTGGCTGGACTAAATGCAAGCTTAACAGGATATGCCAATATCATTTCACAAACGAATAATTCTGAACTAAGACAGACATTAATTCAATTGAGAAATCAGGATGAATCTCGTCAACGAACTTTATACAGTTATGCCCTTCAAAAAGGACATTATAAACCTGCTGCTCCAGCTTCGGAAGAGGTAGTTCAGCAATTAAAAACCCAATTAATGTCTGAACAACAAAATTAA
- a CDS encoding alpha/beta fold hydrolase — translation MQKKSVVIRGKETFFLDCGKSDAPVILFLHGFPESSLLWSEVALAVEKLGYRAVAPDLPGFGQSHAFDEASTWERYMDFISDFTSELSLEQFHLVTHDWGALIGTRWACTHSQRLSSLIISDATFSPEFVWHKDALILRSQDGGEKWVSYLRNKPIFEGFLKKSVPNVSEAIIEDFYRLFSDSTKDRITLELYRSGDMDKLEIYRGCLAEFLPMPITIIFGEYDRYIHPELGQKLKNEELHHASFHIIPKVGHFTPLEAPTQFISILTQHLNEK, via the coding sequence ATGCAAAAGAAAAGTGTGGTAATTAGAGGGAAAGAGACATTCTTCCTAGATTGTGGGAAGTCAGATGCTCCTGTAATACTGTTTTTACATGGGTTTCCAGAATCATCTTTACTTTGGAGCGAAGTAGCTTTAGCAGTTGAAAAGTTAGGCTACAGAGCTGTTGCTCCTGACCTTCCAGGTTTTGGTCAAAGTCACGCTTTCGATGAAGCATCGACTTGGGAGCGTTATATGGATTTTATAAGCGATTTTACAAGCGAACTTTCCCTTGAGCAATTTCATCTTGTTACTCATGACTGGGGTGCTCTTATCGGAACTAGGTGGGCTTGTACACATTCTCAGCGTCTGAGTAGTTTAATCATTTCAGATGCTACGTTTAGTCCAGAATTTGTATGGCATAAAGATGCATTGATTTTACGTTCACAAGATGGAGGTGAAAAATGGGTTTCTTATTTGCGAAATAAACCGATATTTGAAGGGTTTTTGAAAAAATCTGTTCCTAATGTTTCAGAAGCAATTATCGAGGATTTTTACCGACTGTTTTCTGATTCAACAAAAGATCGTATCACCTTAGAATTATATCGTTCAGGAGATATGGATAAACTCGAAATCTATCGTGGATGTTTAGCTGAGTTTCTTCCAATGCCAATCACTATTATTTTCGGGGAATATGATCGTTATATTCACCCTGAGCTTGGACAAAAGTTGAAAAATGAGGAATTACATCATGCATCATTTCACATCATTCCAAAGGTGGGGCATTTCACTCCTCTAGAGGCTCCAACACAATTTATCTCAATTCTTACACAACACCTAAATGAGAAATAG
- a CDS encoding phospholipase D-like domain-containing protein: MIILIFYLLYITIFAVVIFKVNYPQVSSTYKKEHKVERFYGNEPSQDRVILLEEKTYSGVARVNLMENAQEAIDIAYYAIHKGYITDLIFGMILDAADRGVKVRILLDGIFHGFRFGLKDLQYALINHPNIEVKFYEPFNPFLPWTWNNRLHDKILVIDNKYALTGGRNIGNRYFIEEGEKNPTNDRDVLIINTKPETKEDSVLSQMEGYFNEVWHHPITKVPIHKLSPRQQKKAKEATHQLKQKLENLRKSDKKLFNTYYDWVNISLPTKKVTFIHNPIQRFNKEPWAWYDLTNLMKNSKQSLVIQSPYVIPTKPMRTFMGSLQIPPEKTTILTNSMASTANVMAYSGHIKHINRMVKKGINVMEYQWSDSIHAKTFIFDDRLSAIGAFNVDARSAYLNTESMVVIDSVEFTEHLEKEMNQYFKKSLKVAKDESYIEDPNLKPGKVSWFKSFTIKGLSYITGLFQHLL, translated from the coding sequence ATGATTATTCTCATCTTTTATTTACTGTACATTACCATATTCGCCGTTGTTATTTTTAAAGTTAATTATCCACAGGTTAGTAGCACCTATAAGAAAGAGCATAAAGTGGAAAGATTCTACGGAAATGAGCCATCCCAGGATCGAGTCATTCTGCTGGAGGAAAAAACGTATTCAGGGGTTGCCCGTGTGAATTTAATGGAAAATGCTCAGGAGGCTATTGATATCGCCTATTATGCGATTCATAAAGGATATATTACCGATTTGATCTTCGGAATGATTTTGGATGCGGCCGATCGTGGTGTAAAGGTAAGGATTCTTTTGGATGGAATTTTCCATGGTTTTAGATTTGGTCTAAAAGATCTCCAATATGCCTTAATCAATCATCCAAATATTGAAGTTAAATTTTACGAACCCTTTAATCCTTTCCTGCCTTGGACATGGAATAATCGACTTCATGATAAAATACTTGTTATTGACAATAAATATGCATTAACCGGTGGCAGAAATATCGGGAATCGTTATTTTATTGAAGAAGGGGAAAAAAACCCAACGAATGACCGAGATGTTCTGATCATTAATACGAAACCTGAGACAAAGGAAGACAGTGTTCTGAGTCAAATGGAGGGCTACTTTAATGAAGTCTGGCATCATCCCATTACAAAGGTTCCTATTCATAAGCTATCACCACGGCAACAGAAGAAAGCAAAAGAAGCCACTCATCAACTAAAACAGAAACTAGAGAATTTGAGAAAAAGTGATAAAAAATTATTCAATACTTATTATGATTGGGTAAACATATCTCTTCCTACTAAAAAAGTAACCTTTATTCACAACCCTATACAAAGATTTAATAAAGAACCTTGGGCATGGTATGATTTAACAAATCTTATGAAAAATTCGAAACAGTCCTTAGTCATCCAAAGCCCGTATGTAATTCCAACGAAACCTATGCGCACCTTTATGGGTTCGTTACAAATACCACCTGAAAAGACCACTATTTTAACGAACTCCATGGCATCAACAGCCAATGTGATGGCTTATTCAGGGCATATAAAGCATATCAACAGGATGGTGAAAAAAGGTATAAATGTAATGGAATATCAATGGTCAGACTCCATACATGCCAAAACATTTATCTTCGATGATCGATTGAGTGCCATTGGAGCATTCAATGTGGATGCCAGGTCGGCGTATTTAAATACTGAGTCCATGGTCGTTATTGATAGCGTCGAATTTACCGAACATCTTGAAAAAGAAATGAACCAGTACTTTAAAAAGAGCTTAAAAGTAGCAAAGGATGAATCGTATATCGAGGACCCCAACTTAAAACCAGGTAAAGTAAGTTGGTTTAAATCATTCACTATAAAAGGACTATCTTATATAACAGGTTTATTTCAGCATTTATTATAA
- a CDS encoding cupin domain-containing protein, protein MFNNLYGYPYQNPYYGNVPMYTYSGNPSYLTHPNGTIHANPFDSYHVVNGSGRGMLKDSGANPFVVNINEATKLNNTYRTAIWTGKHLQVTLMSLNPGEDIGLEMHPDVDQFLRIEQGQGITQMGQSKDNLNFTRNVYNDSAIMIPAGTWHNLTNIGNIPLNLYSIYAPPNHPFGTVHPTKEDAMAAEKGNGHSNGNTVISGKTPDEWVRYTEFLVNEGLEDVKRGINATHILQEFILMGVLVGKGFSPERAYETVEEWERTGKSKLLQQSKNM, encoded by the coding sequence TTGTTTAATAATCTGTATGGGTACCCATACCAAAACCCTTACTACGGCAATGTGCCGATGTATACTTATAGTGGAAACCCGAGTTACTTGACCCATCCTAACGGGACAATTCATGCAAATCCATTTGATTCTTATCACGTTGTTAATGGTAGCGGAAGAGGAATGTTGAAAGATTCTGGAGCTAACCCATTTGTCGTTAATATTAATGAAGCGACGAAACTAAACAATACTTATCGTACTGCTATATGGACTGGAAAGCATTTGCAAGTTACATTAATGAGTCTAAATCCTGGAGAAGATATCGGACTAGAAATGCATCCTGATGTTGATCAATTTTTACGGATTGAACAGGGGCAGGGTATTACTCAAATGGGACAGAGTAAAGATAATTTAAACTTTACAAGAAATGTATATAATGATTCTGCAATCATGATACCCGCTGGAACATGGCATAATCTAACAAATATAGGTAACATTCCATTAAATCTTTATTCGATATATGCTCCGCCTAACCACCCATTTGGTACTGTTCATCCTACTAAAGAAGATGCGATGGCTGCGGAAAAAGGTAACGGTCATAGCAATGGAAATACAGTTATTTCTGGCAAGACTCCAGATGAATGGGTAAGGTACACTGAATTTTTGGTAAATGAAGGATTAGAGGATGTTAAAAGAGGAATAAATGCTACTCATATTCTACAAGAATTTATTCTAATGGGGGTTCTAGTAGGTAAAGGATTTTCTCCTGAAAGAGCATATGAGACTGTGGAAGAATGGGAAAGGACAGGGAAATCTAAGCTTCTTCAACAAAGTAAAAATATGTAG
- a CDS encoding SGNH/GDSL hydrolase family protein — protein MKKKKVWISISSVIFACFLLYLFLPSFSKLKEEPVSVTSNVSEEDNLSVDTTAEAEEQQELATEIDDKPVAETVKEKVREMIEGAITFFSQDKKMVSIGDSLTEGVGDETESGGYVGILNHTFEDNHMNISIENFGKRGNRTDQLLARLENEEISSAIKDADIVLITIGANDIMKVVRNNYTNLNIEPFQEEKIKYIERLTAIFYKINELNPDTQIYLIGFYNPFERYFGDIEQLDMILNDWNQAGETVTEEFENVYFIPTEDLFSNSTINLFADDNFHPNTSGYKLMAQRVLEYLSKYDEETELPHEDFE, from the coding sequence TTGAAGAAAAAGAAGGTTTGGATCAGTATTTCTAGTGTTATTTTTGCATGTTTCCTTCTTTATTTATTTCTTCCGTCTTTTAGTAAACTGAAGGAAGAACCTGTGAGTGTTACATCAAATGTTAGCGAAGAAGATAATCTTTCTGTTGATACTACAGCGGAGGCAGAAGAGCAACAAGAATTAGCAACTGAGATTGATGATAAACCTGTAGCAGAGACGGTAAAAGAGAAAGTCAGAGAAATGATAGAAGGTGCCATTACTTTTTTTAGCCAGGATAAAAAAATGGTTTCTATTGGTGATTCACTAACTGAGGGCGTCGGAGATGAAACAGAGAGTGGCGGTTATGTAGGAATTTTAAACCACACATTCGAAGATAATCATATGAATATTTCTATTGAAAACTTCGGAAAAAGAGGAAATCGAACGGATCAATTGTTAGCAAGGTTGGAAAATGAAGAGATTTCATCAGCTATAAAGGATGCTGATATCGTTTTAATCACAATCGGAGCAAATGATATTATGAAAGTTGTTAGAAATAATTATACAAACCTTAATATAGAGCCTTTTCAAGAAGAAAAAATTAAATATATTGAGAGATTAACTGCTATTTTTTATAAAATAAATGAATTAAATCCAGATACTCAAATCTATTTGATTGGATTTTATAATCCATTTGAGCGTTACTTTGGTGATATTGAGCAGCTAGACATGATTCTTAATGATTGGAATCAAGCAGGTGAAACAGTTACAGAAGAGTTTGAGAATGTATACTTTATTCCTACTGAAGACTTATTCTCTAATTCTACCATCAACCTATTTGCTGATGATAATTTTCACCCAAATACGAGTGGGTATAAATTAATGGCACAGCGCGTTCTTGAGTATTTAAGTAAATATGATGAAGAAACTGAGTTACCACATGAGGATTTCGAATAG
- a CDS encoding YpmS family protein — MKIQIKTKPSWKRLFLAIVGVNVCFVLLFFIFLLWPISDTEIPSKELIEEEPGAEFTITSSKQNLNELVNQYVDRFMKDKNDKFAVKFDENVQLFGTIEAFQTDIPISITLEPSVQKNGDLVLYASDMSLGLLALPEKKILEYVKKELNTPEWVEIDPKNQLIYIGVTQMEVKSNFKVKVQSFDLKNDHITFEIKVPNKTLGL; from the coding sequence ATGAAAATACAAATAAAAACAAAACCGTCATGGAAACGATTATTTTTAGCTATAGTTGGAGTGAATGTATGCTTTGTTTTACTTTTCTTTATTTTTTTACTGTGGCCTATATCAGATACTGAAATACCTAGTAAAGAATTAATTGAAGAGGAACCCGGGGCCGAATTTACGATTACTTCAAGTAAGCAAAATTTGAATGAACTGGTCAATCAATATGTAGATCGTTTCATGAAGGATAAAAATGATAAATTCGCAGTCAAATTTGATGAAAATGTTCAATTGTTTGGGACAATTGAAGCCTTTCAGACCGATATACCGATATCAATCACATTAGAACCCTCGGTACAAAAAAACGGAGACCTTGTGTTGTATGCATCGGATATGTCACTTGGATTATTGGCATTGCCAGAAAAGAAAATTCTTGAATACGTAAAGAAAGAATTAAATACACCTGAATGGGTTGAAATTGATCCTAAAAATCAACTGATCTATATTGGCGTAACACAAATGGAAGTGAAAAGTAACTTTAAAGTAAAGGTACAAAGTTTTGATTTAAAAAATGATCATATTACGTTCGAAATTAAGGTACCGAATAAAACATTAGGTTTATAG
- a CDS encoding SDR family NAD(P)-dependent oxidoreductase → MTKTVVITGASSGIGLEFVKLFANVGYNLVVIARNEEKLLEIKKSYPNNNITVISKDLSKSNAVKEIVDEIKAQDITVDVLINNAGFGLLGAFEDLSIEKQLEMIQLNISSLTELTYQLLPDFKKSKSGKILNVASTAAFQPGPNMAVYYATKAFVLSFSEALAEELRPYSITVTTLCPGATKTNFSSVAKVENTKMFSNAMSSELVAKQGFDSLMKGKRVVITGGLNKIGALAAKFLPRRTAAKVAKLVMKEC, encoded by the coding sequence ATGACTAAAACAGTTGTAATAACAGGAGCATCTAGTGGAATAGGGTTAGAATTTGTTAAATTATTCGCTAATGTTGGATATAATCTAGTAGTAATTGCACGAAATGAAGAAAAACTTTTAGAAATAAAGAAAAGTTATCCCAATAACAACATTACAGTGATTTCAAAGGACTTAAGTAAATCTAATGCCGTTAAGGAAATAGTTGATGAAATCAAAGCACAAGATATCACTGTCGATGTTCTAATCAATAACGCTGGTTTTGGATTATTAGGCGCCTTTGAAGATCTTAGTATTGAAAAACAATTAGAAATGATTCAACTTAATATTTCTTCATTAACGGAATTAACCTATCAATTGCTACCCGATTTCAAGAAAAGTAAGTCAGGAAAAATATTAAATGTTGCAAGTACTGCCGCATTCCAACCAGGCCCTAATATGGCTGTATATTATGCCACAAAGGCATTTGTTCTCTCCTTTTCTGAAGCTCTAGCAGAAGAATTAAGACCATATTCAATTACGGTAACCACACTTTGCCCAGGAGCAACGAAGACAAACTTTAGCTCCGTCGCTAAAGTTGAAAACACCAAAATGTTTAGCAATGCTATGTCTTCAGAATTAGTAGCAAAACAAGGGTTTGATTCATTGATGAAAGGAAAAAGAGTGGTTATAACTGGGGGACTTAATAAGATTGGAGCATTGGCAGCTAAATTTTTACCTAGACGAACGGCAGCTAAAGTTGCTAAACTCGTGATGAAAGAGTGCTAG
- a CDS encoding TetR/AcrR family transcriptional regulator codes for MGKGQLTKERIIRESAGLFNTKGYTGTSLSEIIDRCGIRKGGIYNHFENKDEIALAAFDYSFSQILSFLSTALENSNSSKDRLFSICNVYIDMYENNTLEGGCPILNTAIESDDGHPLLKERSQQAMKFLIDRLSMIIVEGIENKEFRSDINPDEVSSYFIAVIEGGLMLSKLFDDSKYIRQCTSNVMQYVDNQMLNK; via the coding sequence ATGGGTAAGGGTCAACTAACAAAAGAACGTATTATTCGCGAGTCTGCGGGTTTATTTAATACAAAGGGGTATACTGGAACTTCTCTATCTGAAATTATAGACCGTTGTGGTATTCGAAAAGGTGGGATCTATAATCATTTTGAAAACAAAGATGAGATTGCTCTTGCAGCATTTGATTATTCTTTTTCGCAAATCTTAAGTTTCCTCTCCACAGCATTAGAAAATTCAAATAGCTCAAAAGATCGATTGTTCTCTATTTGCAATGTGTATATCGATATGTATGAAAACAACACGTTGGAAGGAGGATGTCCGATATTAAATACAGCAATTGAGAGTGACGATGGACACCCCTTACTTAAAGAACGTTCTCAACAAGCAATGAAATTTTTGATTGATAGATTATCAATGATTATTGTTGAAGGGATCGAAAATAAAGAATTTAGAAGTGATATAAACCCTGATGAAGTGAGTAGCTATTTCATTGCTGTAATCGAAGGTGGTTTAATGCTTAGTAAATTATTTGATGATAGTAAATATATTAGACAATGCACGAGTAACGTAATGCAGTATGTCGATAATCAGATGCTGAATAAATAA
- a CDS encoding Lrp/AsnC family transcriptional regulator codes for MLDNTDIKILDELSKNSRITMKELGEKVHLTGPATSARVEKLEDSGVIEGYTIKINQAKLGFNIHAFITIITQSTNHKPYLSFIKTQEQYLVSNYKISGDGCYLLECKFPSNELMNQFLEELNEHANYKLSIVINK; via the coding sequence ATGTTAGATAACACGGATATTAAAATCTTAGATGAACTATCCAAGAACAGTCGGATTACAATGAAAGAATTGGGTGAGAAAGTGCATTTGACTGGACCAGCTACTTCAGCCAGAGTGGAGAAATTAGAGGATAGTGGAGTTATTGAGGGTTACACCATTAAAATTAACCAAGCTAAATTGGGATTTAATATACATGCTTTTATCACTATCATTACGCAAAGCACTAATCATAAGCCATATTTATCGTTCATCAAAACACAGGAACAATACCTTGTAAGTAACTATAAAATCAGTGGAGATGGTTGTTACCTTCTTGAATGTAAATTTCCATCTAATGAACTAATGAATCAGTTTTTGGAAGAGTTAAACGAGCATGCAAACTATAAATTATCGATTGTTATTAATAAATAG
- the helD gene encoding RNA polymerase recycling motor HelD, with translation MNWELQQEQKRVDRVMETITEEINRVEEEAARSRNEVVQIRKHFWDEVKVSTDTFDDYLETIIGLRQEAQALSVNMSTHKHASKRLSTLRRMQEVPYFGRIDFIEEGNSNQEQIYIGISSLSDPSGENFLIYDWRAPISSVYYDYQPGSAQYVTPGGTIHGLLEKKWQYLIRSGVLQSMFDTSLTIGDEILQQVLGKGTDKQMHNIVATIQQEQNRIIRHDHGRLLIVHGAAGSGKTSAAMQRIAYLLYKYRDRLNADQIILFSPNSMFNSYVSNVLPELGEENMQQVTFQEYLDHRLSKEFHVENPFEQLEYVLTAANTPSYRSRVASIQFKASTRFFEAIQSYRQSLEGSGMVFKDITFRGKPIVTAQQIEERFYSHDTSLRFHNRLERLKDWLIKKINEVQKVERTKPWVQEEIELLSNDDYHKAHRYLAEKRGFKREEIADYEMEPEALTRLMVHQKLKPLRKRVRAFRFVDLKGMYKQLFADPLKIEGWIEGETPAGWEAICRATLEMLDENKLFYEDATPFLLLKELIHGFQTNSSIKHLVVDEAQDYSPFQFEFLRRLFPAARMTVLGDFNQAIFAHASEMVNFNTLTSLYGPDETEVINIARSYRSTKPIIEFTRRLVPNGERIIPFEREGERPLLKQLSDHTELHSCIASKVADLQGLGLNSIAIICKSAEESKSAYESLSSIDGIKLLKSSALEYEQGVVVVPSYLSKGIEFDAVIIYDASEHVYGDESLRRVFYTACTRAMHYLQLYSVGEPSPFLRNVLREGFIQV, from the coding sequence ATGAATTGGGAACTTCAGCAGGAGCAAAAACGAGTAGATCGTGTAATGGAGACAATTACGGAGGAAATCAACAGAGTGGAAGAAGAAGCTGCTAGGAGTAGGAACGAAGTGGTTCAGATCCGCAAGCACTTTTGGGATGAAGTCAAGGTGAGTACGGATACTTTTGATGATTACCTTGAGACCATTATCGGCTTACGGCAAGAGGCTCAAGCTTTGTCCGTAAACATGAGCACCCATAAACATGCATCCAAGCGTTTATCCACACTGCGCCGAATGCAGGAGGTACCCTATTTTGGTCGGATTGATTTTATTGAAGAAGGGAATTCAAATCAGGAACAAATTTATATTGGTATTTCCTCGCTTAGTGATCCTAGTGGGGAAAATTTCCTGATCTATGACTGGAGGGCTCCTATCTCGAGTGTTTACTACGATTACCAGCCCGGTTCTGCCCAATATGTAACACCCGGAGGTACAATCCATGGCTTATTGGAGAAAAAGTGGCAATATCTTATTCGCAGCGGCGTTCTTCAATCTATGTTCGATACGAGTCTCACCATTGGAGACGAGATTTTACAGCAGGTTCTGGGCAAAGGTACCGACAAGCAGATGCATAATATAGTAGCAACTATTCAACAGGAGCAAAACCGGATTATCCGTCATGATCATGGGAGGCTGCTCATTGTTCACGGTGCAGCAGGCAGCGGAAAGACATCGGCGGCCATGCAACGAATTGCTTATTTGCTCTACAAATATCGAGATCGTCTGAATGCTGATCAAATCATTCTTTTTTCGCCTAATTCCATGTTTAATAGTTATGTGTCGAATGTGTTGCCGGAACTCGGCGAAGAGAATATGCAACAGGTCACATTCCAAGAATATCTGGACCATCGTCTGAGTAAAGAGTTTCATGTTGAAAATCCATTTGAGCAACTGGAATATGTTTTAACAGCGGCGAATACTCCTTCGTACAGGTCAAGGGTTGCGAGTATCCAATTCAAAGCATCTACCCGATTTTTTGAGGCGATTCAATCATACAGACAGTCACTAGAAGGTTCAGGAATGGTATTTAAGGACATTACCTTCAGAGGGAAACCAATCGTTACTGCTCAACAAATAGAAGAAAGGTTTTACAGTCATGACACTTCACTTCGCTTCCATAACAGACTTGAAAGGTTGAAGGATTGGCTCATTAAGAAAATAAATGAGGTTCAAAAGGTTGAACGTACGAAGCCGTGGGTTCAAGAGGAAATCGAGCTGCTAAGCAACGACGATTACCATAAGGCACATCGCTACTTAGCGGAAAAAAGAGGTTTTAAAAGAGAAGAGATTGCCGACTATGAGATGGAGCCGGAAGCACTTACCCGATTGATGGTTCACCAGAAATTGAAGCCGTTAAGAAAACGAGTCCGAGCGTTTCGTTTCGTAGACTTAAAGGGAATGTACAAACAGCTCTTTGCTGATCCCCTGAAGATCGAAGGATGGATAGAAGGGGAGACTCCAGCGGGGTGGGAGGCTATTTGTCGAGCGACGCTGGAAATGCTAGATGAAAATAAACTATTTTATGAGGATGCTACTCCGTTTTTACTTTTGAAAGAGCTGATTCACGGATTTCAGACGAACAGTTCGATCAAACATCTTGTTGTGGATGAGGCGCAGGATTATTCTCCGTTTCAATTTGAGTTTTTGAGACGTTTGTTTCCTGCGGCAAGGATGACCGTGCTCGGTGACTTTAATCAGGCGATATTCGCCCATGCTAGCGAAATGGTTAATTTCAACACACTTACTAGCCTGTACGGACCGGATGAAACGGAAGTGATCAATATCGCACGGAGTTACCGATCTACTAAGCCGATCATTGAATTTACTCGAAGACTTGTTCCTAACGGCGAAAGGATTATCCCTTTTGAACGCGAAGGGGAACGACCATTGCTGAAACAATTGTCCGATCACACAGAACTGCACAGCTGTATTGCCTCTAAAGTCGCAGATTTACAAGGTCTAGGGCTTAATAGTATTGCGATCATATGCAAATCGGCTGAGGAAAGTAAAAGTGCCTATGAATCCCTGTCCAGCATCGATGGTATTAAACTCTTAAAGAGCAGTGCGCTTGAATATGAGCAAGGAGTAGTTGTAGTGCCATCCTATTTGTCCAAGGGGATCGAATTCGATGCCGTCATTATTTATGATGCATCGGAGCATGTATACGGTGATGAGAGCCTGCGCAGAGTTTTCTACACGGCCTGCACCAGAGCTATGCATTATTTACAGCTTTACAGCGTAGGCGAACCGAGTCCGTTTTTACGAAATGTATTGCGGGAGGGTTTCATCCAAGTGTGA